In the Sedimentisphaera cyanobacteriorum genome, CGAGGTTCAGGTTGCGATTCTCACAGCGAGAATCAATGAGCTCACCGAACACCTGAAAACCCACAAAAAAGACCACGCTTCAAGGCGCGGCCTGCTGAAAATGGTGGGTACAAGGGCATCTCTTTTGAAGTATATTGCTAATAAAGATGTTGAAAGGTACAGATCGCTTATAAAGAGGCTCGGACTGAGAAAATAATGTCTGACTTGTATAAAAATTAAGATGTATTAAGGCGCGGGCAGGATTATATTATGCTGCAAGCGCCTTTTCTGTTTGTAAATTTTTAAGTGCGGGATGTGTCCTGCAGATTTGAATGTAAATTAAGGAATTAGTAAATGTTTGAAATTCACAAAGTTGAAAAAGAAATCGC is a window encoding:
- the rpsO gene encoding 30S ribosomal protein S15; the protein is MINKEKKSQIISDYQTDQKDTGSPEVQVAILTARINELTEHLKTHKKDHASRRGLLKMVGTRASLLKYIANKDVERYRSLIKRLGLRK